One part of the Rutidosis leptorrhynchoides isolate AG116_Rl617_1_P2 chromosome 1, CSIRO_AGI_Rlap_v1, whole genome shotgun sequence genome encodes these proteins:
- the LOC139876178 gene encoding uncharacterized protein, whose protein sequence is MMYIVFPMMVIRAIFYRLKFCNEINLEALLDVRSVKKSNSHTTKAVSNVVVQAPNGGIKDDASKQLSSSNDPNMSKSSGPFTGRTTASYCSMTSPQSWSLTRLNRMGLMDLLLSLLMVLNPVC, encoded by the exons ATGATGTATATCGTTTTTCCAATGATGGTCATACGGGCAATATTTTATCGATTGAAATTCTGTAATGAG ATTAATTTAGAAGCGCTTCTGGACGTCCGTAGTGTTAAGAAAAGCAACTCACATACGACAAAAGCAGTTAGTAATGTTGTCGTTCAAGCTCCTAATGGTGGAATTAAAGATGATGCGTCGAAGCAATTGTCTAGCAGCAATGACCCAAATATGTCTAAAAGTTCAG GTCCATTCACAGGACGCACAACTGCAAGCTATTGTTCAATGACAAGTCCACAATCATGGAGTTTGACTCGTCTAAATAGAATGGGTCTCATGGATTTACTTTTATCCCTTCTGATGGTCTTAAATCCGGTTTGTTAG